One genomic region from Haloterrigena gelatinilytica encodes:
- a CDS encoding CDP-2,3-bis-(O-geranylgeranyl)-sn-glycerol synthase translates to MAILETIVIAFWAMLPAYVPNNAAVLAGGGRPIDGGRTWGDKRMLGDGKTWRGTAAGIVAGLALAGLLTVLAPAVADATGIDVPEFEPLAALGLAAGAMLGDILASFLKRRTGRQRGAMFPGLDQLDFVVVSLPLTALLAREWFFEVFTVGVVAVVVILTPILHVTTNMIAYKLGLKNEPW, encoded by the coding sequence ATGGCAATCCTCGAGACAATCGTGATCGCGTTCTGGGCGATGTTGCCCGCATACGTTCCGAACAACGCCGCGGTGTTGGCCGGCGGCGGACGACCGATTGACGGCGGCCGGACGTGGGGCGACAAGCGCATGCTGGGCGACGGGAAGACCTGGCGGGGCACCGCGGCCGGAATTGTCGCCGGCCTCGCGCTGGCGGGCCTCCTGACGGTGCTCGCGCCGGCCGTCGCCGACGCGACCGGAATCGACGTCCCCGAGTTCGAGCCGCTGGCTGCGTTGGGACTGGCCGCCGGGGCCATGCTCGGCGACATCCTCGCGTCATTTTTGAAGCGACGGACCGGCCGCCAGCGCGGCGCGATGTTCCCTGGCCTCGATCAGCTGGACTTCGTCGTCGTCTCCTTGCCGCTGACCGCGCTGCTGGCGCGGGAGTGGTTCTTCGAGGTCTTCACGGTGGGGGTCGTCGCCGTCGTCGTGATCCTCACGCCGATCCTGCACGTGACGACCAACATGATCGCGTACAAACTCGGGCTGAAGAACGAGCCCTGGTAA
- a CDS encoding M24 family metallopeptidase, with protein sequence MSRDIFDDAEYERRVSRTKERLREADLDAIVVSDPANMNYLTGYDGWSFYVHQAVVVTPDRDEPVWIGRDMDGGGARATTSLSDESIRAYSDDHVHSPHDLHPMDYVAGVLEELDVADGRIGLEMDAAYFTAKSYTRLQENLPEAEFEDATLLVGWVRIKKSEQELEYMREAARISENAMQAGLDAIEEGVPEYEAARAIYDALIAGTDEYGGDYPSIVPLMPSGDHTDTPHLTWTDREFEDGDPVIIELSGCRHRYHSPLARTTFVGDPPTELEETADIVVEGIEAALDVVEPGVTCESVEKAWRETIAQYGLEKEDRIGYSMGLGYPPDWGEHTASIRPGDETVLEEDMTFHMIPGIWTEEVGMEISETFRVTSNGAETLADFPRQLFTT encoded by the coding sequence ATGTCCCGAGATATTTTCGACGACGCCGAATACGAACGCCGGGTCTCCCGGACGAAAGAGCGGTTGCGCGAGGCGGATCTCGACGCGATCGTCGTCTCCGACCCGGCCAACATGAACTACCTCACCGGCTACGACGGCTGGTCGTTCTACGTCCACCAGGCGGTCGTCGTCACGCCCGACCGCGACGAGCCGGTCTGGATCGGTCGCGACATGGACGGCGGCGGCGCGCGAGCGACCACGTCCCTCTCCGACGAGAGCATCCGCGCCTACAGCGACGACCACGTCCACTCGCCCCACGACCTCCATCCGATGGACTACGTCGCGGGCGTCCTCGAGGAACTCGACGTCGCCGACGGCCGCATCGGCCTCGAGATGGACGCCGCCTACTTCACCGCGAAGTCCTACACGCGCCTCCAGGAGAACCTCCCCGAGGCGGAGTTCGAGGACGCGACGCTGCTGGTCGGCTGGGTGCGGATCAAGAAATCGGAGCAGGAGCTCGAGTACATGCGCGAGGCCGCGCGCATCTCCGAGAACGCGATGCAGGCCGGCCTCGACGCCATCGAGGAGGGCGTCCCCGAGTACGAGGCCGCCAGGGCGATCTACGACGCCCTCATCGCCGGCACCGACGAGTACGGCGGGGATTACCCGTCGATCGTCCCGCTGATGCCGTCGGGCGACCACACCGACACGCCGCACCTGACCTGGACCGACCGCGAGTTCGAGGACGGCGACCCGGTCATCATCGAGCTCTCGGGCTGTCGCCACCGCTACCACTCGCCGCTGGCGCGGACGACGTTCGTCGGCGACCCGCCCACCGAACTCGAGGAGACCGCCGACATCGTCGTCGAGGGGATCGAGGCCGCGCTCGACGTCGTCGAACCGGGCGTCACCTGCGAGTCCGTCGAGAAGGCCTGGCGCGAGACGATCGCCCAATACGGCCTCGAGAAGGAGGACCGCATCGGCTACTCGATGGGGCTGGGCTACCCCCCGGACTGGGGCGAACACACCGCCAGCATCCGTCCCGGCGACGAGACCGTCCTCGAGGAGGACATGACGTTCCACATGATCCCGGGCATCTGGACCGAGGAGGTCGGCATGGAGATCAGCGAAACGTTCCGCGTCACGAGCAACGGTGCGGAGACGCTGGCGGACTTCCCCCGGCAACTGTTCACGACATAA
- the gdhB gene encoding glutamate dehydrogenase GdhB: protein MTTTPPEAADTGSDDAPASALVTARRQLERAATHVDVDAGVVERLKHPTRVQQVSVPLEREDGSVDVFTGYRAQHDDVRGPYKGGLRFHPEVDAEECTGLSMWMTWKCAVMDIPFGGGKGGVAVDPKQLSEDETERLTRRFAEELRDVVGPTKDVPAPDMGTDAQTMAWFMDAYSMQQGETIPGVVTGKPPVIGGSYGREEAPGRSTAIAAREAVNYYDRDLEDVTVAVQGFGSVGANAARLLEDWGATVVAVSDVNGAIYDPEGLDTHAIPTHEEEPEAVLEQDAPDTLSNEAILELDVDVLIPAAVGNVITADNADAIDADIVVEGANGPTTFAADAILAERDVHVIPDILANAGGVTVSYFEWLQDINRRQWSLERVNEELEEHMLEAWADVRAEVEAKDLTWRDAAYVVALSRIAEAKATRGLWP from the coding sequence ATGACTACGACACCCCCAGAAGCGGCCGACACCGGATCGGACGACGCCCCAGCATCCGCGCTCGTCACGGCGCGCCGCCAACTCGAGCGAGCGGCGACCCACGTCGACGTCGACGCCGGCGTCGTCGAGCGATTGAAACACCCGACCAGGGTCCAGCAGGTCTCGGTCCCGCTCGAGCGCGAGGACGGCTCCGTCGACGTCTTCACCGGCTACCGGGCCCAACACGACGACGTTCGCGGCCCGTACAAGGGCGGCCTGCGCTTCCATCCCGAAGTCGACGCCGAGGAGTGTACCGGCCTCTCGATGTGGATGACCTGGAAGTGCGCCGTGATGGACATCCCCTTCGGCGGCGGCAAGGGCGGCGTCGCCGTCGATCCGAAGCAACTGAGTGAGGACGAGACCGAACGGCTCACCCGCCGGTTCGCCGAGGAACTGCGCGACGTCGTCGGGCCGACGAAGGACGTCCCCGCGCCGGACATGGGTACCGACGCCCAGACGATGGCCTGGTTCATGGACGCCTACTCGATGCAGCAGGGCGAGACCATCCCCGGCGTCGTCACCGGGAAACCGCCGGTCATCGGCGGCTCCTACGGCCGCGAGGAGGCCCCCGGTCGCTCGACCGCCATCGCCGCTCGCGAGGCGGTCAACTACTACGACCGCGACCTCGAGGACGTCACCGTCGCCGTCCAGGGCTTCGGGAGCGTCGGCGCCAACGCGGCGCGCCTGCTCGAGGACTGGGGCGCGACCGTCGTCGCCGTCTCTGACGTCAACGGCGCGATCTACGACCCCGAGGGCCTCGACACGCACGCGATCCCGACCCACGAGGAGGAGCCGGAGGCCGTCCTCGAGCAGGACGCCCCCGACACGCTCTCCAACGAGGCGATCCTCGAACTCGACGTCGACGTGTTGATCCCCGCGGCCGTCGGCAACGTCATCACCGCGGACAACGCCGACGCGATCGACGCGGACATCGTCGTCGAGGGCGCCAACGGCCCGACGACGTTCGCCGCCGACGCCATCCTCGCGGAGCGTGACGTCCACGTCATCCCGGACATCCTCGCCAACGCGGGCGGCGTGACGGTGAGCTACTTCGAGTGGCTCCAGGACATCAACCGCCGACAGTGGTCCCTCGAGCGCGTCAACGAGGAACTCGAGGAGCACATGCTCGAGGCCTGGGCCGACGTCCGCGCGGAGGTCGAGGCGAAGGACCTGACGTGGCGCGACGCGGCCTACGTCGTCGCGCTCTCGCGGATCGCCGAGGCGAAGGCGACGCGCGGGCTCTGGCCGTAA
- a CDS encoding FAD-binding and (Fe-S)-binding domain-containing protein, with translation MATEQPGSTTDHSDQTSTPDESELGPPSDPRAEDPAGDPRADYDYVGGDVDRPALVAALQERIDGEVRFDEYSRQLYATDASAYEMTPVGVVLPRSTADVASVVGYCAENGIPVLPRGGGTSLAGQAVNEAVVLDFTAHMSDVLEIDPDEQRATVQGGTVLADLNGALESHELKFAPDPAAGNRSTVGGAVGNNSTGAHSLQYGKTDAYVEEVEVVLADGSVERFGEVTVGELRERADPDGDLLERIHEALRRAIDEEAAAIGEVFPRLKRNVSGYNLDRLVAEAYGQPEAFDETAAASVAIDADSEPDPDATVNLARVFAGSEGTLGVVTEATVSLEPVPETTSVVLLTYRDLLEAMADVDTIVTNHDPAAVEAIDDVLIELAENTEEFAAVAERLPAGTETALLVEFYAEDDDHGREQVADLLADRLPDEEVPDPSDSESGSSAPVRAFDALEAHDPEGIAELWKLRKSAAPILLSRTSDEKHISFIEDTAVPTENLADYVADFQEVLEEYDTFASFYAHAGPGCMHMRPLVSTKSTAGLEAFESLADDVTDLVVEYGGSVSGEHGDGRARTQWNRKLYGDDVWDLFRELKTAFDPDWLLNPGNVCGDHRMTEHLRFDPDYEFEAGFEPALEWDTDNGFQGMVELCHGCGGCRSEQETTGGVMCPTYRAAEEESLSTRGRANMLRQAMSGDLETDAVDEEFLAEIMDLCVGCKGCARDCPSEVDMAKLKAEVEHAAHQQNGASLRDRLFANVDRLNAVGSALAPLSNWAASLPGSDVIAERALGIARERDLPTFASRSFEDWFESRGGAQIPRESASRRVVLVPDTDTNYNHPDAGKAAVRVLEAAGVHVTVPDGITSTGRPAHSKGFLDLSRERARTNVDALEPFVANGWEVVLVEPSDAVMLQSDYLDLLSGPDVERVAANTYGVMEYVDRFDLLEALPVDNGGSRGRLTYHGHCHQKATKKDGHAASVLEAAGYEVDALDSGCCGMAGSFGYEAEHYSLSQKIGSILFEQVDDSDGDEVVAPGASCRTQLEGHEGEYPAHPVEKLEAVVR, from the coding sequence ATGGCCACCGAACAACCGGGCTCCACGACCGATCACAGCGACCAGACGTCGACGCCCGACGAGAGCGAACTCGGACCGCCGTCGGATCCGCGCGCGGAGGACCCCGCCGGCGATCCGCGCGCCGACTACGACTACGTCGGCGGCGACGTCGACCGCCCCGCGCTCGTGGCGGCCCTGCAGGAGCGGATCGACGGCGAGGTCCGGTTCGACGAGTACAGCCGACAGCTGTACGCGACCGACGCGAGCGCCTACGAGATGACGCCCGTCGGCGTCGTCCTGCCGCGGTCGACGGCCGACGTCGCGAGCGTCGTCGGCTACTGCGCCGAGAACGGCATCCCGGTGCTCCCGCGCGGCGGCGGCACCAGCCTCGCCGGCCAGGCGGTCAACGAGGCCGTCGTCCTCGATTTCACGGCGCACATGAGCGACGTCCTCGAGATCGACCCCGACGAACAGCGGGCGACCGTACAGGGCGGAACCGTCCTCGCCGATCTGAACGGCGCCCTCGAGTCCCACGAGCTGAAGTTCGCGCCGGACCCCGCGGCGGGCAACCGCAGCACCGTCGGCGGCGCCGTCGGCAACAACTCGACGGGCGCCCACTCGCTGCAGTACGGGAAGACCGACGCCTACGTCGAGGAGGTGGAGGTCGTCCTCGCCGACGGCTCCGTCGAGCGCTTCGGCGAGGTGACGGTCGGCGAACTCCGCGAGCGGGCCGATCCGGACGGCGACCTGCTCGAGCGCATCCACGAGGCGCTGCGCCGCGCGATCGACGAGGAGGCCGCCGCGATCGGCGAGGTCTTCCCGCGACTGAAGCGCAACGTCTCGGGCTACAACCTCGATCGGCTGGTCGCGGAGGCCTACGGGCAGCCCGAAGCTTTCGACGAGACCGCCGCGGCGTCGGTCGCGATCGACGCCGACTCCGAGCCCGATCCCGATGCGACCGTCAATCTCGCCCGCGTCTTCGCCGGCAGCGAGGGGACCCTCGGCGTCGTCACGGAGGCGACCGTCTCGCTCGAGCCCGTTCCCGAGACCACGTCGGTAGTGCTGTTGACCTACCGCGACCTGCTCGAGGCGATGGCCGACGTGGACACCATCGTCACGAATCACGATCCGGCGGCCGTCGAGGCGATCGACGACGTGCTGATCGAGCTCGCGGAGAACACCGAGGAGTTCGCCGCCGTCGCCGAGCGCCTCCCCGCGGGCACCGAGACCGCGCTGCTCGTGGAGTTCTACGCCGAGGACGACGACCACGGCCGCGAGCAGGTCGCGGATCTGCTGGCCGACCGGCTGCCGGACGAGGAGGTGCCGGATCCGAGCGATTCCGAGAGCGGTAGCTCCGCGCCGGTCCGCGCCTTCGACGCCCTCGAGGCCCACGACCCTGAAGGGATCGCCGAGCTCTGGAAGCTCCGCAAGAGCGCGGCGCCGATTCTGCTCTCTCGTACCTCCGACGAGAAGCACATCTCCTTCATCGAGGACACCGCCGTCCCCACCGAGAACCTCGCGGACTACGTGGCGGACTTTCAGGAGGTCCTCGAGGAGTACGACACGTTCGCGAGCTTCTACGCCCACGCCGGCCCCGGCTGCATGCACATGCGGCCGCTGGTCAGCACCAAGAGCACGGCCGGCCTCGAGGCGTTCGAGTCCCTCGCCGACGACGTGACCGACCTCGTCGTCGAGTACGGCGGGAGCGTGTCGGGCGAGCACGGCGACGGCCGCGCCCGCACCCAGTGGAATCGCAAGCTCTACGGCGACGACGTCTGGGACCTGTTCCGCGAGCTGAAGACGGCGTTCGATCCCGACTGGCTCCTGAATCCCGGAAACGTCTGCGGCGACCACCGCATGACCGAGCACTTGCGGTTCGACCCCGACTACGAGTTCGAGGCCGGCTTCGAGCCCGCCCTCGAGTGGGACACCGACAACGGCTTCCAGGGGATGGTCGAACTCTGCCACGGCTGTGGCGGCTGTCGGAGCGAGCAGGAGACCACCGGCGGCGTGATGTGTCCGACCTACCGCGCCGCCGAAGAGGAGAGCCTGAGCACCCGCGGGCGGGCGAACATGCTCCGGCAGGCGATGAGCGGCGACCTCGAGACCGACGCCGTCGACGAGGAGTTCTTGGCGGAGATCATGGACCTCTGTGTCGGCTGCAAGGGCTGTGCGCGGGACTGTCCGAGCGAGGTCGACATGGCGAAGCTCAAGGCCGAAGTAGAGCACGCCGCCCACCAGCAGAACGGCGCCAGCTTGCGCGATCGACTCTTCGCGAACGTCGACCGACTGAACGCCGTCGGAAGCGCGCTCGCACCGCTGTCGAACTGGGCGGCGTCGCTTCCCGGATCGGACGTCATCGCCGAGAGGGCCCTCGGCATCGCTCGCGAGCGCGACCTGCCGACGTTCGCCAGTCGGAGTTTCGAGGACTGGTTCGAATCGCGGGGCGGCGCGCAGATACCGCGCGAGTCGGCCAGTCGCCGGGTCGTGCTCGTCCCCGACACGGACACGAACTACAACCATCCCGACGCCGGGAAGGCCGCGGTTCGAGTGCTCGAGGCCGCCGGCGTCCACGTCACCGTGCCGGACGGAATCACGTCGACGGGACGGCCGGCCCACTCGAAGGGCTTCCTCGATCTCTCGCGGGAGCGGGCGCGGACGAACGTCGACGCCCTCGAGCCGTTCGTCGCGAACGGCTGGGAGGTCGTCCTCGTCGAGCCCTCCGACGCCGTGATGCTCCAGTCGGACTATCTGGACCTGCTCTCCGGGCCCGACGTCGAGCGGGTGGCGGCGAACACCTACGGCGTCATGGAGTACGTCGATCGGTTCGACCTGCTCGAGGCGCTGCCGGTCGATAACGGGGGTTCTCGAGGCCGGCTAACCTACCACGGCCACTGCCACCAGAAGGCGACGAAGAAGGACGGCCACGCCGCGAGCGTCCTCGAGGCCGCCGGCTACGAGGTCGACGCCCTCGACTCGGGTTGCTGCGGAATGGCCGGGAGCTTCGGCTACGAGGCCGAACACTACTCGCTGAGTCAAAAGATCGGTTCGATTCTGTTCGAGCAGGTCGACGACAGCGACGGCGACGAAGTCGTCGCGCCCGGGGCTTCCTGTCGAACCCAACTCGAGGGCCACGAAGGTGAGTATCCGGCCCACCCGGTCGAGAAACTCGAAGCCGTAGTGAGGTGA
- a CDS encoding NAD(P)-dependent oxidoreductase — protein sequence MSTNPDVVVLREGTEGLSMESYAETLRERLPEHAVALARTPKEERERVPQARVVTGVTIDEDLLAEADRLELFACTFAGTDHVPMDALADHGVAVTNAGGIHAPGIAEQTIANMLVFARNLHEGWRRKENNEWRHFQSHEFTDSTVTVVGLGSIGQAVVQRLEGFEVETIGIRYTPEKGGPTDEVLGFDEDDVHEAFSRSDYVVLACPLNDLTRDLVDEDALATLPPEAVLVNAARGGIVDTDALVSALQYEGIRGAALDVTDPEPLPNDHELWDLENCLITPHTGGHTPKHWDRLVDIVATNLRALEAGEGDELENVVYQPDSS from the coding sequence ATGAGCACGAATCCAGACGTCGTCGTTCTGAGAGAGGGAACGGAAGGGCTGTCGATGGAATCGTACGCCGAGACCCTCCGCGAGCGGTTGCCCGAGCACGCCGTCGCGCTCGCGCGGACGCCGAAGGAAGAGCGCGAGCGCGTCCCGCAGGCGCGGGTCGTGACCGGCGTCACGATCGACGAGGACCTGCTCGCCGAGGCCGACCGCCTCGAGCTGTTCGCGTGTACGTTCGCCGGCACCGACCACGTGCCGATGGACGCGCTGGCGGATCACGGCGTCGCCGTCACGAACGCCGGCGGGATCCACGCGCCCGGTATCGCCGAGCAGACGATCGCCAACATGCTCGTCTTCGCGCGGAACCTCCACGAGGGCTGGCGCCGCAAGGAGAACAACGAGTGGCGCCACTTCCAGTCACACGAATTTACCGACAGCACGGTCACGGTCGTCGGCCTCGGCTCGATCGGGCAGGCGGTCGTCCAGCGCCTCGAGGGGTTCGAGGTCGAGACGATCGGGATCAGGTACACCCCCGAAAAGGGCGGCCCGACCGACGAGGTGCTCGGCTTCGACGAGGACGACGTCCACGAGGCCTTCTCCCGCAGCGACTACGTCGTGTTGGCCTGCCCGCTGAACGATCTGACCCGCGATCTCGTCGACGAGGACGCGCTGGCGACGCTGCCGCCCGAGGCCGTGCTCGTCAACGCGGCCCGCGGGGGCATCGTCGACACCGACGCGCTCGTCTCGGCGCTGCAGTACGAGGGGATCCGCGGGGCCGCGCTGGACGTGACCGACCCCGAGCCGCTCCCGAACGACCACGAGCTCTGGGACCTCGAGAACTGCCTGATCACGCCGCACACGGGCGGCCACACGCCGAAACACTGGGACCGGCTGGTCGACATCGTCGCGACCAACCTCCGGGCGCTCGAGGCCGGCGAGGGAGACGAACTCGAAAACGTCGTCTATCAGCCCGACTCGAGCTAA
- a CDS encoding amidohydrolase, giving the protein MTEPIRDRLVSLRRSLHRHPEPAWREFSTTARLVEEIRAVGVDELAVGPDAYDPADRMAVTDDDLEPWVERARERGADPALLERMTGGNTGAVAVLERGEGPAIGLRVDIDGLFIEESTDADHDPAAEGFRSEIDGTMHACGHDAHMTWGLAVLEAIAESDFAGRFVVFFQPAEETGGGGCPMAKSEFADGLDYLLAVHVGLDHPTGEVVAGIEKPLAMCHVDLTIEGTSAHAGKAPNEGDNAMHAMGTTIENAYGIPRHSDGMTRVNIGKAEAGTASNVIAERAHMEAEARGETTELMEYAKERLERTVKNAARMHGCRAEFDVVSESPRADSDPELQALVSEVAGEVRGIDRVIPAADFGASEDATFLMDRVQRDGGLATYLIVGTDHPTSHHTPTFDVDEASLEHGVDVLVDSIRELERRHPVARTEAAAEPVADAGEGGE; this is encoded by the coding sequence ATGACCGAGCCGATACGGGACCGTCTCGTCAGCCTCCGCCGGAGCCTGCACCGCCACCCCGAACCCGCGTGGCGCGAGTTCTCCACCACGGCCCGCCTCGTCGAGGAGATCCGGGCCGTCGGCGTCGACGAACTCGCCGTCGGACCGGACGCCTACGACCCCGCCGACCGCATGGCCGTCACCGACGACGACCTCGAGCCGTGGGTCGAACGCGCCCGCGAGCGCGGCGCGGATCCGGCCCTCTTGGAGCGGATGACCGGCGGCAACACCGGCGCCGTCGCGGTGCTCGAGCGCGGCGAGGGGCCGGCGATCGGGCTGCGCGTCGACATCGACGGGCTGTTCATCGAGGAGTCGACCGACGCGGACCACGACCCCGCCGCCGAGGGCTTTCGCTCCGAAATCGACGGCACGATGCACGCCTGCGGCCACGACGCCCACATGACCTGGGGGCTGGCCGTCCTCGAGGCGATCGCCGAGAGCGACTTCGCGGGTCGCTTCGTGGTCTTCTTCCAGCCCGCCGAGGAGACCGGCGGCGGCGGGTGTCCGATGGCGAAGAGCGAGTTCGCGGACGGACTGGACTACCTGCTCGCCGTCCACGTCGGCCTCGACCACCCGACGGGCGAAGTAGTCGCGGGGATCGAGAAGCCGCTGGCGATGTGCCACGTCGATCTGACGATCGAGGGCACCTCCGCCCACGCCGGGAAGGCGCCCAACGAGGGCGACAACGCGATGCACGCGATGGGGACGACGATCGAGAACGCCTACGGCATCCCCCGCCACAGCGACGGGATGACCCGGGTGAACATCGGCAAGGCCGAGGCGGGGACGGCGAGCAACGTCATCGCCGAGCGCGCCCACATGGAGGCCGAGGCCCGCGGCGAGACGACCGAACTGATGGAGTACGCGAAGGAGCGACTCGAGCGGACGGTGAAGAACGCGGCCCGAATGCACGGCTGCCGAGCCGAGTTCGACGTCGTCAGCGAGTCGCCCCGCGCCGACAGCGACCCCGAACTACAGGCGCTGGTCAGCGAGGTGGCGGGCGAGGTCCGCGGAATTGACCGCGTGATTCCGGCCGCCGACTTCGGCGCCAGCGAGGACGCCACCTTCCTGATGGACCGCGTCCAGCGCGACGGCGGGCTGGCGACGTACCTGATCGTCGGCACCGACCACCCGACGAGCCACCACACGCCGACGTTCGACGTCGACGAGGCCAGCTTAGAGCACGGCGTCGACGTCCTCGTCGACTCGATCCGGGAACTCGAGCGCCGGCATCCGGTCGCGCGGACCGAGGCGGCAGCGGAGCCGGTCGCGGACGCCGGGGAGGGCGGCGAATGA
- the ilvA gene encoding threonine ammonia-lyase, translated as MSGADGTGERLVTRADVEAARERIDDVVHRTPLDTSRTFAEMAGAASIGLKLENVQRTGSFKIRGAYNKMAQLSAAEREAGVISSSAGNHAQGVALAGQLLDIETTIVVPEVTPAAKIEATRGYGAEVVVEGDIYERSYEHATERAAETGETFVHPFDDEAIVAGQGTIGLELLEQYPEIDTVLVAIGGGGLISGIGTVLKAAERDVRVIGVQPEGAAHAKPSLEADEIRALSDVDTVAEGIADTRLLETTFAIAREVVDDVVSVSDREIAAAVTLLAERAKTVAESAGATPLAGVLSDAVDLEGEHVGVVISGGNVNLTEHAELTRTGLHELERYADARLAVAGWPTAVGDIADVVESAGAELDVLERARRTSIDEPNRVPVTVGLEGSGPEHLEGVLESLDALEGIAVLERSLE; from the coding sequence ATGAGCGGGGCCGACGGAACGGGCGAGCGCCTCGTCACCCGCGCGGACGTCGAGGCCGCCCGCGAGCGCATCGACGACGTCGTCCACCGGACGCCCCTCGATACGTCCCGAACGTTCGCCGAGATGGCGGGCGCGGCCTCGATCGGACTCAAACTCGAGAACGTCCAGCGGACGGGCTCGTTCAAGATCCGCGGCGCGTACAACAAGATGGCCCAGCTCTCGGCGGCGGAACGGGAGGCGGGCGTCATCTCCTCGAGCGCGGGTAACCACGCCCAGGGCGTGGCGCTGGCGGGGCAACTGCTCGACATCGAGACGACGATCGTCGTTCCGGAGGTCACGCCCGCGGCGAAGATCGAGGCGACCCGCGGCTACGGCGCCGAGGTCGTCGTCGAGGGCGACATCTACGAGCGCTCCTACGAGCACGCCACAGAGCGCGCCGCCGAAACTGGCGAGACGTTCGTCCACCCCTTCGACGACGAGGCGATCGTCGCCGGCCAGGGGACGATCGGTCTGGAGTTGCTCGAGCAGTATCCCGAGATCGACACCGTCCTCGTCGCGATCGGTGGCGGCGGGCTGATCTCGGGTATCGGAACCGTGCTGAAAGCCGCCGAGCGAGACGTTCGAGTGATCGGCGTCCAGCCCGAGGGCGCGGCCCACGCGAAACCGTCGCTCGAGGCCGACGAGATTCGGGCGCTCTCCGACGTCGACACCGTCGCCGAGGGGATCGCCGACACCCGGCTGCTCGAGACCACGTTCGCGATCGCCCGCGAGGTCGTCGACGACGTGGTCAGCGTGAGCGACCGCGAGATCGCCGCCGCCGTGACGCTGCTCGCCGAGCGCGCGAAGACGGTCGCCGAGAGCGCCGGCGCGACCCCCCTGGCCGGCGTGCTGTCGGACGCGGTCGATCTCGAGGGCGAGCACGTCGGCGTCGTGATCTCCGGCGGGAACGTGAATCTCACCGAGCACGCCGAACTCACCCGGACCGGGCTCCACGAACTCGAGCGCTACGCCGACGCGCGGCTCGCCGTCGCGGGGTGGCCGACGGCCGTCGGTGACATCGCGGACGTCGTGGAGTCGGCGGGCGCCGAACTGGACGTCCTCGAACGGGCCCGTCGCACGTCGATCGACGAACCGAACCGGGTTCCCGTGACCGTCGGCCTCGAGGGCAGCGGCCCGGAGCATCTCGAGGGGGTTCTGGAGTCTCTGGACGCGCTCGAGGGGATTGCGGTCCTCGAGCGCTCGCTCGAGTAG